The following proteins are co-located in the Rattus norvegicus strain BN/NHsdMcwi chromosome X, GRCr8, whole genome shotgun sequence genome:
- the Cxhxorf38 gene encoding uncharacterized protein CXorf38 homolog isoform X3 yields the protein MLNAGRLLGWATPALYRSIPGCYAPLPQAPPSGVRHGAVGASSAPQLRRIQKLGEGRTVPSVATQLSAGFCKPRSALLSSWTADRSPWPWSPGHLPRRFTVQPARSPGELLALDLSTHPQLGSVCLLCFSFAGAAYHSQEGVPFCCPAHPGPSSPLPPVVSASLSGMHRLETRDLAASHQQKWRRALGKLQAWPLASGPLGGSQD from the exons ATGCTAAACGCTGGACGTTTGCTGGGTTGGGCTACGCCTGCGCTGTACAGGAGCATCCCAGGGTGCTATGCGCCCTTACCACAGGCCCCGCCTTCAGGAGTAAGACATGGTGCTGTCGGAGCTAGCAGCGCGCCTCAATTGCGCCGAATACAAAAACTGGGTGAAGGCAGGACAGTGCCTTCTGTTGCTACGCAGCTGTCTGCAGGGTTTTGTAAACCGCGAAGTGCTCTCCTTTCATCGTGGACTGCTGATCGCAGTCCCTGGCCTTGGTCCCCAGGCCACCTGCCGCGGCGGTTCACGGTGCAGCCCGCGCGCTCGCCAGGTGAGCTGCTTGCCCTTGACTTGAGCACACATCCACAGCTTGGCTCCGTGTGCTTGCTGTGTTTTTCCTTTGCGGGGGCTGCTTACCACTCCCAGGAGGGTGTTCCTTTTTGCTGCCCTGCCCATCCCGGCCCCTCCTCACCTCTGCCCCCTGTAGTTTCAGCCTCATTGTCAGGTATGCACAGATTGGAAACGCGAGATCTTGCGGCATCACATCAACAGAAATGGAGACGTGCACTGGGGAAATTGCAGGCCTGGCCTCTGGCCAGTGGACCCTTGGGAGGTAGCCAAG attaa